DNA from Coffea arabica cultivar ET-39 chromosome 10c, Coffea Arabica ET-39 HiFi, whole genome shotgun sequence:
tctttccacagtatccacaggccaatcgaggagctactgtttgaccttctcgagaaatgtcctttgatccgatctgacttcctttcgtagaccttttatctaatgctcttaatgtccaaggtgggcaaGGTGAATGGTTCGCTTTTTGCACTTTGAAGAGCATTATCTTTTCTCCGGATTCCTCAGGTatgctgctggatgtatctcttttccgcgtttgaaaggcttttacttgggctttcgcATCCTCAATTTCtgtaagagggagagagtgtgacgactagaaaaatttccttatatatttttttaaaattcccttttatttagaaattatttgaaaattacttGGAACTTATTACTTCATAATggcctactacccaatcaccctacaataagtgtaaatgaatatagaagttagggttttcgttgtccattttcaagttagagcgaattaggattttcacgttttcCGTAGtttgactattcggtacggagtgaggatcaaatttggtaggtaagagtgaattttggatgagaaaatattatatgatttgaaatgataataataagttagtgattagaaggtaaaagccctagtatacgcgatttaagaaaaatcgtctcaaaccgacgggtatcgatcactaccgattgaacacaccacttgaccaccacttccccaccaccacatacccttgatatttgtgcaaaatatcccccctcatcctcaacCATATGGCCAAAaattgtggcccaaaatgcaaggaaaagaaagcaaaatttggatggctttggtagtgacaagtgttggccatcTATAGTCCTTGACCAACctttttgtcttgccttcttatctctcATTTCAGCTCATTTTCCCTCATTTGTTTTCTGGTTTgaccgagagcaaggagagggaagagagtgaggagagttcttcaaattttaaccttgaatccaatcttttgagtgcaaccaagaaaaactaaaccgattaatcactagtttggaagattgggaagcttaaggagccaaagatttcaaggagaggtgaaggatcatcctagcaagctcttgtcttgaggtataatggctgatcaaccattctttctccattaatcatgattaagttgggtattaatattagtattgtgcttgtgatgcttgtttcaaagggttttgatgattggatggatgacttttgagttagggtttcttgtgggttaggtgttgtatgatgcatatatgtggTATATGATCTTCCAAAGGtgatagtagtggtagtttcaaggaacaaatgtgaattatagcttgaatataacaaaatttcagatttctggaaattgtagcttcaattctgtccggtttcatTTCTCtatgctagaggccgaattaggcttagcacaaaacatgaaattgtagagaatgacattttgtggttccctacaaaatttcagctcaatcggagcaacgtagcctgtaaaaagatgaaaataccctgactgccttAGGAGTGAAgtcagtggacagttttgacagtacactaagttggttgcatttgttcacctTGATGTGTACAgaactagcttttagtcaaaacatgaaagttgtagtgctatgccTTAGGTTTCCAACTcccctggaatcacctcgttttgacttcggtagcctgagttattgtcatttatgcataaggcggttaacaagcccaaatgtgagattctggttctgtaaatgGAAagtttgacttagatacactacaaactggactgagtggtcttcaacaaagttgtagctctctgccttagtttcaaaacagtataaatttcaccccgatccgataagtgtagcctcggttgtgtccgttacgcaaaacaacgtcaaatctgtcttttgtttcttgacacaAACtccatttccgcacatgttcctagcttgattttgtacttgtatgactttgaacctatgaaatggctattaaaaaggatattttaaagttttacaagtgagcataagttttacaagtagtttacttatgtcctttggttttaatagactcttttcactaccaaaatcatatttatattttgtactagtaccTATTCGGATTTTCATggaatcacttaaatctttgatagttgaagcataatgtgttcttctgattatattagggttcatcggtgacTGACGGTATTATCCGGCAAGATATTTTGGatattattttgcgtaaataggtgagtgttttccttgtttgctatattttccttgacttcatggcttgtgttattgtttgataatgtgttaagtgctttcaaggatttccaaaacgagttttctaggcgagcgtgtactttatcgcgctcgacctaaatgaaacgtgaaattttcaatgatttaatgattgatacattatttgtgcatgatgtaagccttttggctgaattgagccctacccttcgttaccgatcgactcgagctagaagaagactcggtcgggcgatatggtgaccctgggtgtgaacattggcatactcgagtattaccttgttgttgGGTGGAGTCCgaccaacgtccggatgggggtgaaatgaaatgaatgaacgagtggcaatgaatgaaatgaagggttttacttctcaaaatgcattttcaaataattggaggaataagaggaatgacaggagaacgaacgaacgaacgaacgaatagctccatgtgagcccgtatccttttaatgaatgtgttattatctctttccattgtaaatgtttcttgaactattgatactctatgtttaatgtattggattgattgtttgattatgtgttcggaacctcactgagcttttagttcatccctttagttttgttttccttaataggggaaggcgagcaaggacgagagctcggtagagactagcctagactagtttctttgattttgtaatggttctcgccctagtgctcggcacgggctggatgtatggtgaattgagaacctttgtatattcgatgtttgtactcccttttgagttagcaatgtatataagttttgctttaagttttggatcattgttatgtttattcttggtttatTGTGGTTCCGGTTGAGGATTgaagtgaatgactgagtcccggtgagagttgggcaggcggtccgctgacccctttggtttgccttagggggaggtggggctgtcacagtctCCACTAGACACACCTTTCTTTCTTGCATGAAAAGCCTTCACCTGTGTCCTTGCAATTTCTATCCACTGGGCTTTCTTAAAaacctccgtaaaagtattaatttgtgccGCCGCCAAAGCCTCTTGTATTTCTACATTTAACCCCTGTACAAACCTCCTCACACTCCTCTGCTCTGCAACtatcaattcaggagcaaaCTTAGATAACTTGGTGAACTGAGTCTCATATTCAGATAGACTTAAGCCTCCCGGAAGTAGCCTAATGAAAtcatcctcccttttctccTGGACTATTAGTGGaagatatttctcgttaaactctCGCACAAAGTTCAACCAAGTCCATGTTATCCACTTTCTTTCCCACTTAGCcctaatcacattccaccaggctctggttggtccttcaaattgaaatatagAAAAATTCACCTGCCTATCCTCCATATAATTCAAGGCGGCGAAAATATTTATCATTATTTCCAGCCATCTCACCACTAACTCCGAGTCTGGCCCTCCAAGAAACTTGGgaggtgaaaacttttgaaaccgcTTTAGGGTCCTATCTTCCCCTATTTcagggtccctaggttgattgACAGGGGTTTGACCCTGCTGCTCTACCAATCGAGCTAAAATATTAGTCATTTATTAGATGGCCGTTGCTACTTGATTCCCTCCTTCAACCTAGGTTCAAGTCGTTGCTCGGCCATCACATCTCTCTCTTCCCTCAGTTCTTGTACTTGTCTAGCTCCACGTCCATGGTTAGAACCGCGTTCTCGACTAGTCCCACATCCCTGACTTCGCCTACCTTCCATACCTCTATTGAAAAATAGACTATATAGGTATAAGCAAAAGAAAGTAGCTATAAAGCTCAATAAAAACATTTCCAAATCATAAAGTGAACAATGAAGCACATTTAGAATAAAACActccctttatatatatatatatatcataacaAGTCACACACCAAGTTAGGAAGTACTATACATGCCATCCTAATAAAATCCAGAACTTATAACAACCAAAGGACATAGAACAAAAGCAGGCGCTATGTACATCAGTCTTAACACATCaatatcaaaaacaaaagatgacGTGTCATCCCAACTATTCCTTACTATTTCTTCATGGTGGCCAAGAGCTAggagaggagaaagagagaagaaagttagccaaaatgaaagataagaaggaaggaaatatcttggtcaaactCTTCtttgattgccaacacttggcaagTCAAgattcttcctctttttttttttcttttctcaccttttctttagtcaaagattttggCTGGTTTAGGGTTTAATCTAGGGCTGATTAGATGAAATAAAACCAAgaagattagggtaagaaagtattggtcaagcGGTACACtcaaccggtaacaaacggcgcaTGTcggttgtgacagccccacctccccctagggcataccccagggtttagcggactgcctgcccagctctcaccaggactcactcactcgtatctcaAGAAAAAAACTAAGAACGTACATCTATCGAAAATGAATAACACATCCACTTAATATGTACATTGATACTCAAATCTagatacaaagcttctacacaccaaaatactcCAAAGTGTTTACAAATCGAGTACAATCAACTctagtcgggtactagcgtgagtacatattcaatattcaaaacaactaggctatgctagtctgtacatgtctcatgcctcgctcgtaccccctgtaaggaaaacaaatggcgtggaatgagctaaaagccctgtgaggttccaaataacaaattgaccattttgaaagtacgaatatcaacgtagcaagttaatggcatcaaaagttcataagagtgaacaataatacttcaagtagcaaatctcaaagtgagtgagtgtaaaagtttttcagaagaaacaataatctaataaacaataatcattccaaaatataaggatacggatggctctcaggagccaaattcccatcgcatcaccagagcttgatcaagtaatagttgacactccgtcaaccttcaagtaagtaaccaatccagtagagcaccacttacactactctccgtccaccattgacaccccctactgggcccaaaatcctcaataaacacgggtggtaatactcgagtataccgattagtcgaggagatatcactccactcgacataactaacgacccatggttcgttatctaatcaaccaagcccttgccggctcgactcgattaactagccaatggggtttgggtccccaagaagtcgatgagataacctCTCCAATCGATGGAATTAagataaaagtatggagacgggaatgagaggcacctcccactcggattgagtgtggtacatactgccgctccacacttacaaatcaaataCAGGTATATtaagttaattgcaacaataaacaagtatagatcatgtgagggcaagtgcgataaagtacactcttgcccgatcaacaaatctcatATCAATTATGTacaaatattgtgaacaagtgtCCAGGTCaaccaggtatttggaagcactcacccaaaatgcggtgcctttacgagttacgttcgggtattactccgtgtgcggagtccaaatctgcgataaaatattgtttaagaacttttaaaagtaactaaggttcgaaacttaaacgttttgttcaataagaatcaagaaattgaaattcacttggagaatattcgtgaaacactcgctcgcttttcaaactatataactttgtaacatgaTACTTGGAAATGTCATTTGAGTCAAAAGTACAAGAAAAACGTATttcgagcagtcattattttatttctcaagggtacaagttcggccaagtccttactgatATACCTTGATAAAAGAAGATgtaatatcctagatggttcaagcagtaatcactcttaacccttactcaagttgcaagtatgtctacctagcccttgaacgtaaatttgggcagcacgccctttgtattttcctattttccagccatttatggcttcattcttttcctcaatcaaacccaaagttacacactaAACAATCTCattccaatagccattcaataggctcaaagtaatacaagtacaaaatcaaactaaCGACATGTGCAGAaatgaggtttagcaaaagatagatttgacatgtttttgcgtaacggacacaatcGAAGCTATACTTATCAATTTGGGATGAAAtatataccgtttcgaagctaagataaagggttacaattttgatgaagatcacttagtccaaattccagtgtaacccagtcaaattcccaattcacagaaccaattTCCAACTAATAGACCAGTTAACTGCACTActttcaaatggccatatctcaagctaccaaagtccgtttaagacgttcttggaggtgttgaaaagctaagataaagtactaaaactttcatgttttggataaaagctagttcagtacgtatcaaggtgaacaaaCTCAActaacttagtgtactgtcaaaactgtccactgactttactcctatggcagtcagggtattttcatcttttcacaggctacgttgctccgattgagctgacattttgtaggcaaccataaaatatcattctatacaactttcatgttttgtcccaagtctgattcggcctctaacatgatcaAATAGAgtcgggcagaactgaagctaaattttccagaaatctggaatttttgttatttcaagctataattcacattttcaccttgaaactaccactactatcaccttcacaagatcatataccatatatatacatcataccacacctaacccacaagaaaccctaactcaaaagtcatccatctaatcatcaaaatcacttgaaacaagcatcacaaacacaataccaacattaatacccaacttaatcatgattaatggagaaagaatggttgatcagccattatacctcaagacacaagcttgcaaggatgatccttcacctctccttgaaattcttggttccttaagcttcccaagcttccaactagtgattaatcggtttagtttttcttggttgcactcaaatggttggattcaaggtagaagattgaaaactctcctcactctcttccctctccttgctctcggccaaaccaaaaaaaatgagggaaaatgaAGCAAGATgagagataagaaggcaagacaaatgGTTGATCAAGACACCATaggtggttgacacttgtcaccaccaagaCCAactaaattttctctttcttttccttgcattttggccacaattttaGGCCAtgtggctgaggatgaggggggatattttgcacaaatatcaagggtatgtggtggtaaggaagtggtggtcaagtgatgggttcaatcggtagtgatcgatactcGTCAGTttgagccgatttttcttaaatcgcgtatactagggtttttaacttctaatcactaacttattattatcacttctaatcatataatatttcctcatccaaaagtcactcttacctaccaattttgatcctcactccgtaccgaataatcatactacgaaaaaacgtgaaaaccctaattcgtgcTAACTTAAAATCGAAACGTGataccctactttctaggttcatttgcacttattgtggggtgattgagtagtaaggctattataatttaataattttcaaataaaagggtatttttaagaaaaatgtgagggttttacaattctataaattgaatttagggtttcagttgaaatatgagaaatttgagaaaacggtcagtcacaagtgaaactagggttttgattagacttttagggtttctactcttttaaaacaaaacaaggttttaaatcaaacccaaagaaataactttagtttcttctttaaaacaaaataatgttttttaaaataaaaataaactaaagaaactgtaatatcctctttgagactaaacaaaagatgatcctaaaagttggggtatcacatcggttcaaacctattttccttaactctcttgtacttttattttaacttatgattcactaacttatcaTTAGCACTTCTAATAACATATTTCCTCTTACCTAATActcactcttatccaccaaatttagcacacacacctcaccaactaatcacactaccaaaatatgcaaaaatcctagtttaccctaactataaaagtaaaagtaaaactctcagttctattatttattataactattgagggagtaaattaatagtaaaggaattataaattaacttattcaaaataaaaggggattataagaaaatataagtaaattttcaagtcctcacaaattaagtggtaaaaacttcatatttgtGTATGATTCAATAATCAATTGgagctgtgagaacccgtaaaaccctaatattttcctagggtttatttccccttaattgcatgttttctgcattttctggcttagaaatattttcttagtggattttatgagcaattatagttttaagatgatttttctagcattggagaatttttagaaaattaagagtaaatagtggacgtgggacccactagtgcgaaaagttcggaaaattcggccaataaggttaagtttcggatactgtgtaaaatttatcgggtgttaagggataagtagagtatatgaagtgattgatgtgagagagaaaagaatgataagattgcatttaatagagtgacacatgtcactttcttattggataccttttctgaaacactattcaccttttgacatttttttttgacttttgacccaactaagtaaatatccaaaaattcaccaaaaatcaccatttttcttctcttgttggccggctctccttagctcaagaaggaagggaacttctccatttttgcaagcttccatttggtccaatctaccacaaaccaaagcttagagttgatttcactccataaaaactttccttctagtgttagtaagtagtttggtgagatttgtttgaaggcctaaggtggtcaacatccctctctctcttggttcttggtaagtgaagcttgaaacaccctactatctctaatgatgcttattttgtgcttaatggaggcatgagaggagtaatatgtgatttgtttcttgattgggtttgttttggtgaagttttcattttattgagaatttttctggtttaatatgaaatgaaggttgtggctttgcatgatgaatggtaatggttgataatgactctatgaggtgtattggataggaaaatgcaactaattttggatttggatggaaaattggaaagttagggttcttgaagccccaattctgtccggttttagatcactgtgttagaggccgaatttgactttgctcaaaacatgaaagttgtaggtattgatgaggttgatgtgtctacaaaatttcaggtcatttggattaatgtggaatgagatatgacgaaattactgtagctgttctgctttggacagaatgcgaaaactgcgatagtaattggccattttgactggtattggtttagattttggagttggtgtcttctgatgaaatgtagttggatgacttagctagcttatgcctttggaatttcggcatttggacttgtatggactgagatataccgattacagttttttgtgttttgcgaacctgttttaggaattctgggttagtatttggcattttcgacctagttaagctaggaactggattgagtgaccttctacattgttgtagccctgttccatagcttcgaaacggtgggtcttacacccccaaccgatatttgtagtgagagttgtaccattaccgcattatgacggcaAAACCGATTTTCTTattaaggcttaagttaaagccctttcttaatttctggtttaccaTCATGCTTATTTGTCCAtacgaaaccctattggggttgtgttaagcattgctatacgactcgttatcgagtctcattgcatttgttgcgtgattctagggcgtgacggtagttcacggcggattggtgaccacggtgtatgaaacaccactttctcgcttggtgagtatactactcacttacttgctataatgtggctttgtgctatgtgtatttgatgccttgaaggcttaattggttattgaaagtgattgaggtgagggtgtacttgaccgctctcaccccttgtgattttcttCATAGCTATCTACTGTTccactgaaatactgcatttgttatatgagatactgaattccatgcatggaaactgaattgggttGTTTGGACGGTTGTCCTActactttactgtatcactgagctcaaccccgtttggtagtcaattgaatcgagccggcgagggcttggtcgtgaagattgaattgccacggggactgtactggggaaccttgtggtaatgagacccttggttccggtaaactcgagtattaccaaaaatattactgaatggagtgcgggcccggttggggtatgttgggtggaaggaatggaagtaaagagttgtctacggtttggtattttaacattgacggagagtcaatgaggttggttcaagattgcaagcgtggaaatgggctcttgagagccgaccgtatccttttaccgttttgcttcattgcttgtttgtgcactttaaatgaaggttcattcttatatgactttgattgcttattgggtggtataccactgggctttggctcattccgtgttatttgttttccttacagggatataattgcttttgaaaatggactggatagtcaattgccatactgagcttgtaaatgtcttttgtatagctcttgaagtgaaaccctaatgtataacgggttcatttccttttgataggcaaatcgaatgtgtactccttaatgaatggttttggcatgccattatggttgtaaatgttgatttccattgtatatatatgcttggctatg
Protein-coding regions in this window:
- the LOC113696600 gene encoding uncharacterized protein, whose translation is MTNILARLVEQQGQTPVNQPRDPEIGEDRTLKRFQKFSPPKFLGGPDSELVVRWLEIMINIFAALNYMEDRQVNFSIFQFEGPTRAWWNVIRAKWERKWITWTWLNFVREFNEKYLPLIVQEKREDDFIRLLPGGLSLSEYETQFTKLSKFAPELIVAEQRSVRRFVQGLNVEIQEALAAAQINTFTEVFKKAQWIEIARTQVKAFHARKKGVSSGDCDSPTSP